AAGAGCTTTGGCTCTTTGCTTCTCAATTTCTATAAACAGACAGGGATCTATGCATTTTTAAGCCCAAAAGAGGGTGTGAAAAACGCCAAGGGTGATGAGATAAGCAAATTTCAGCAAAGTTTCGGCCGTATCATTATGATAGCCATCTGTTTTGTACTTTTCTATTTGGCAATTGCTAAAGGGTTTGAGCCTTTACTTCTCATTCCTATTGGTTTTGGTGGTCTTTTGGCAAATATTCCTCTTGCTAACATTATTGGTGATGGTGGATTTATAGGAGAGCTTTTTAAAGCAGGAATTGCCAATGAGCTCTTTCCGATCCTCATCTTCATGGGTGTTGGAGCAATGACCGATTTTGGGCCACTCCTTGCCAATCCTAAAACTGCACTTTTAGGTGCAGCTGCACAGTTTGGAATCTTTGGAACGCTTGTGGGTGCAGTGGCACTGAGCCAGTTTGGTATATTTGATTTTAGTATGCAAGATGCAGCGGCAATTTCAATTATTGGTGGAGCTGATGGTCCTACTACCATCTTCATAGCAAGTAAGTTAGCTCCAGATCTTCTTGGTGCAATGGCCGTTGCAGCATATAGCTACATGGCGTTGGTGCCAGTCATCCAGCCACCAATTATGAGAGCTCTTACAAGTGAAGAAGAGCGGAAAATTAGGATGACTACAAGAAGGCAAGTGAGTAAACTAGAGAAGATGATGTTTCCACTTACAGTGCTTGTACTTACTATTTTAATCTTGCCAGAGTCTTCTCCACTTATTGGTGCTCTTACTTTTGGAAACTTTGTGCGAGAGTCTGGTGTAGTTGAGAGACTCTCAAAAACATTGCAAAATGAACTTATCAATATTGTTGCTATCTTTTTGGGACTCGCTGTAGGTAGTAAGCTAGCTGCAGAATACTTTTTGGTTCCTGAAACCCTTGGTATATTACTTCTTGGTCTTGTAGCATTCTCTATTGGTACTGCTGCAGGGGTTATTATGGGTAAAATCATGAACAAAATGTCAAAAGAGCCAATCAATCCACTTATTGGTGCTGCAGGCGTGAGTGCTGTGCCAATGGCTGCACGTGTTGCAAATAGAGTTGGAATGGAAAGTGATCCAACAAATGTTCTTTTGATGCATGCAATGGGTCCAAATGTGGCTGGAGTTATTGGTTCAGCGGTGGCTGCGGGGGTACTTCTCTCAATCTTCTAAGAGGCTTATGCCTCTTGCCAATCTTTTTTATGCTTTTCTTTGTTGAAACTCTTTTTTCGTTTGAGTTTTCTTAGCAAATTTGCCTCTTTTAAAACATCTTCTTTAAGCTCCTCGGGAGTTTTTTCACTCTTTGCGATATTTGCATTTTTCTCTACAAACTTTTCCAAGGCTTTGAGGTATTCGCTACTAAGATAGGTCTTCTCAATCGATTCAAGAGGCTTGAAGATTTTATCGATAAAAAGCGTAATTTCATTTTTTGTTGGTTCATTTTTATTGAAAAAGTCTACTATACGATTAACAAAGCGCTCGAGTTCTCGAATATATTTTACTCGCAAGAGTTTCTCTTTTTTCACTTTACTCCTTTGGGTATAATTATCTCAATTGTAACAAAAGGAGCATTATGGAGCAAACAAATATCCCCATTGATCCAAAATATTTAGAATTGATGTTAAATCCTACAAATTATGGTGAGATGAAAGAGTTTGATGCAAAAGGGTATGGGAAAAATAGCCAAACTGGAGAGATGGTTGTAATCTATCTAAAAATAGATCCTGTTAGTCAGATCATTACTGATATCAAGTGGCAAACCAATGGCTGTGGGACGACACTTGTAAGTGGAGCTCTCTTTAGCGAAGAGTATAAAGGGAAAACGCTTCAAAGTGGTATCGATTTTACTGAAAATGTATTTGAAAAGATTAAAGATAATCCCCCAGATGATGCAGCATGTGGTGAAGTGGTAGCACGTGCTTTTATGGCTGCAGTCAAAGACTATGAAGCAAGAAAAAGAGGCGAAGAGAAAGAGCATATTGAGTATGTGACTCTCAGTTGCCCTGTACCTGAAGGAGAAATGAAGTGAGTGAGCTATTTAGAAAAAAACATGTGTTGTGGTTAAAAATCTTGTTTGGAGGTTTTAGCCTTCCAAAGGGAGAGTGGTTTGATACATTGCTTGATTTTGCAAATATAGAGTATCGCCATCTCAAATGGCTAGCACAAGAGATTGTAGAAAATGGTGAGGATTTTGACTGGGATAGAGAGCATATAGAACTTGGCTTTGAAAACTCTACAGAACTTTTTCAAGAACTCATCAAAGATCTAGAATCCATACAAAATGAGTATGGTAATATAGCTTTGTTTGAGAGAATCAAAAGTGATGAAAGCTATATGCTTTTTATATTGCAAAGAATGCTCAAACAAGATCCAATCGAGATTCACAGTTTCAAAAGACATTTAAGCTACAAAAATCTTGATGGAGAAAGTTTGTCGGCATTGGTGCAGTTTCTTTTTGAGGAGATATATAAAGAGTATGAACTCATCATAACCTATACTTACTCACAGATCCATACGAACCACAAAGAGCTTGCCCTGATTTTTGAAGATTTGATATATGAATCAATGTACCATTTGAAAACATTTTGTGTGATTGCTGCAAAACTGGGAATTTTAGGAGTACCTAGAGCAGTGATGAAAGATGTATATCGCTTTAGTGATCTCAAGCAGTTTTTGCAAGATGGTATAGAAGAGGAACTTGCGGCAAAAGAGCAGTGCAAGGCACTGAGCAGCGCTATCAAAGATGAGGAGCTAAGTCGATTTTTTGATTTTATCAACAATCAAGAAAATTACCATATTGCGCTTATGCAAAAGGCAGTTACATATATTAACAATAGAGTTACCTAAAAAAGAATATAAAAGTGT
The Nitratiruptor tergarcus DSM 16512 genome window above contains:
- a CDS encoding sodium ion-translocating decarboxylase subunit beta, translating into MKKRLLTFFLALSFFLIPLGVLATVNHMASNETHKEVQTENKSFGSLLLNFYKQTGIYAFLSPKEGVKNAKGDEISKFQQSFGRIIMIAICFVLFYLAIAKGFEPLLLIPIGFGGLLANIPLANIIGDGGFIGELFKAGIANELFPILIFMGVGAMTDFGPLLANPKTALLGAAAQFGIFGTLVGAVALSQFGIFDFSMQDAAAISIIGGADGPTTIFIASKLAPDLLGAMAVAAYSYMALVPVIQPPIMRALTSEEERKIRMTTRRQVSKLEKMMFPLTVLVLTILILPESSPLIGALTFGNFVRESGVVERLSKTLQNELINIVAIFLGLAVGSKLAAEYFLVPETLGILLLGLVAFSIGTAAGVIMGKIMNKMSKEPINPLIGAAGVSAVPMAARVANRVGMESDPTNVLLMHAMGPNVAGVIGSAVAAGVLLSIF
- a CDS encoding iron-sulfur cluster assembly scaffold protein produces the protein MEQTNIPIDPKYLELMLNPTNYGEMKEFDAKGYGKNSQTGEMVVIYLKIDPVSQIITDIKWQTNGCGTTLVSGALFSEEYKGKTLQSGIDFTENVFEKIKDNPPDDAACGEVVARAFMAAVKDYEARKRGEEKEHIEYVTLSCPVPEGEMK